The DNA sequence CCAAGTATAAATGAGACAGGCTTGATCTCTACAGTAGATatacttttaaagtatttttatTCAAACTAATCAAACTAATATGTACCATAATGAAATTCccatttcacacaaataaggaCAAGTATGTTCATCCGTTAAGATTATTtattgtaaacataaacacaaacaggcaATGAGGACTCCTAATTAAGTCAAAGATTCAATAGATGTTATCTGCTTTAAATATTAGAATACGTTTGGGTGGATGGCCAAGTATAAATGAGACAGGCTTGATCTCTACAGTAGATatacttttaaagtatttttatTCAAACTAATCAAACTAATATGTACCATAATGAAATTCccatttcacacaaataaggaCAAGTATGTTCATCCGTTAAGATTATTtattgtaaacataaacacaaacacgcacgcacacacgcacacacacacacacacacacacacacacacacacacacaatgttgtaGCCAAACAACCCTAGTGAAAAGAGTAAATGAGAAACCAAATTTAGACCGATACATTAAGCTTAATTCCTATACATGGATTAAGCCAAGCCCTAAAAGACAATCAATCTTTCCCCTTTATGGAAATCTCAGCCAACATTCTTTTAGTCCACTGAATATGGGCACCTAGCCCTTAAGATGCTAATGTCATGTGAATCACAAACATTGTGTTATTGTAACCAAAAAAGTGCACCAAAAGACATCTAATGAGCTCAAATGGTCTGGTGGTCATCTTGCCCAGCCGTTGCCGGGCCCTGTTTTTCTGTAATGGCTCCTTGATGTTTCTCCCTCCACTGAAGAACCTGTTGGTGGAGGCTCTCCACCTCCTTCACCAGTGTCAAGAGTTGAGCCATGCCCATGTTCTGGTGGAGACACATCAAGCACTGGCTGACAAAACCATATCAGAGTACAGTACACATCTGGCAGTGTATTGTGTCTATTATGATTCTCAGTTGCAGCAACAATATGATTGATAAGTTTTGAGCTTTCATCACAGTGAGTTTGTCATAAAGCATGGTTGTTATGTGCAAATGATGCCTGCGACAGTTTTCTGCCAATTCCCATGTACTTTGCAAaatgtataaaattcaatattTTCATGTTATAGTTTCTCTATCAAACCTTTCAATGAAATACATGTATACGGTTCAAACAAAATATTAAAAAGTAGAATAGACACCTACCAGCTTGTTAATGTCTTCCTGAGTGTTAGGAATTGACTGAACGGTCTTTATCTTCAGGTCCAAGTTCTCTATGAAGTCTGTGACCATGCTGACGAGCTCCACCACATCTCTGAAGCAGAAGACCAGAAAACATTTTTATATGCCATTCTAACGTATGTCAAAACAGTGGATAACTGCAAACAGAATCTTTTTACACTTAAATACTGGTCTACACagatatacttaaaaaaaaaggagagcaaacatgtgtttgtttaaaggaGAAATGCTTTAGTTTTCACATACATTAAATCTCAatttctcaaggtcacacaGCCAGCAGGTGACACAGCCAAAAAGCTACAGGGCATGTCCATTTACATAGATCTGAACAGAGATCTAGGTAAAAACTCGCCAGATTTCTGGACTACACATACTAGGGTAACACCCTGGAATATGTTTCAGAAAAAGTATAAATTAGCCTTCGACCTTCGTGCTGTGGAGATATCTGTTTGCGTCCACCTTCTGTTTTTCACATCCAACATTACATTGGACCATAGGTCTATccttttaaataaatgaattaTTCATATCAGGTAAAGAAGCACCTCGTTTGAGGCCTATGAAAAACTGGAATAGCTCACTTGTGCATGTCTGCGTGTATGGGTAGGCTTTGGTCAGCCCGGGGATTCATTAGTCTCTTCTTCAAGTTGATGTGGTCCTGAAGCAGTCTCTGGAGGTGACAGTTGAACTTCTGAAGGGCATCAATCCTGGGGTCtgccaaaacaacacaacacgagTTGATACCATGCAGTGGAAAAGCGCCATTAGTTACCGTAGTCCACAACCTTACTGGGACAGTGAGGGGGTTGTTTTCATCATTATGAAAGCAAAACTTCAACTACAAAAGGGAGAAACAAGCACATTTACTCACTCAGATAGTGGTTGTGAGAGACATCGGCAAATTCCTTATCCAACTTAAGTAACTCAAGTTGAAATGCTCTCTAGAAGCAGATACAATTCTATTCAAGACTGAGCAGTGCAGAAACTATAATACATTTACAATATGTACAATACAACACACaggctagtagtagtagtagtagtgtataTCGTATGTACTACTCCCATCTTTTCAAAGCCCCTTACCTCATCACTCTCATGTTGAATTTTGTTCAGTTCCACTATATTATACAGATTGGAGGAAAAAACGTCATGTTTTCGCACGCCATCAATCTCCTCCTGTTAAAATGATGAtagtgtgtgtaaaaaaaataaacacattcgAGGCATGGAAAAAGAACAAACGCATGCACAGTTATGAAGCATCTCACCTGGGTAAGAAAACCACTGGCAATGTAACTTTCAAGGAGTTGTCCTTCAGCTGATACAGTGGATGTGTCTCCTGCGCTCATCCTGATGATGACTGCGCCAACTGTAACAAGTTCAACAGTCAATTTTCTAAAAACTGTCCCGTAACTTTAATCATTATCAACCACGATGATCTATTCATCAACGGAATAATGCAAAGCCTTCTAGGCCTACATATTCAAGTGACATTTTGTAAGCATTGGttagttaacgttagctagctagctagctagcattaCGAACAGATGATTTGATTAAGCTAACTGTTATTTAGGAGGAAGATTTTCTAAATCCACCAAACCCCGGAAAACACCGCAAAGTTCAAGTTCCAAAAAGATGATCATACCCTACTATGGCACATAAGCTCTGACTAGAAAACGAGAAGATAAAAGATCCATGAAACGTAAGTTTACATCCCGCCGTAATGTTTGTTGATGTCTACATTTATGGTTTTCTGGCCAGGGACAAAGAGACGTTTGCATTACGTCCGCCATCTAGTGGACGGGAATGCATGTTCTATGTAGCCACTGCCATtggtttcttttaggtctatgggttCCCCAGTCGTACAGAATCCTCTCATCTCAAAGGAACACTTTAAGCTATTTAAATCAAACACTCAGATAATACACAGGCATTTTTTTCTGATAAATCACATTAGTTACTTTCTCAGCACTATAGGCTTTGCCCTGTTCTTGTAGAGGTTGGAAATATGGATGACATACCATGAAGGTATTGCTTCAATTTATCTTCACAATGATCTGATtagggagtgtcgccactcttttatctaccgctctgggtaGAACAAATGGATTATTAAAGCAACCAAGTGTGATGGTTTAGATTATCCATATATCCATATGTGTTATAAGCTTCCTTTATGATTTAGATTATTGGAAATGGATGGCCATTGCTTGTAATCATGCATGGATATAACAGGCATTTATCTCTCACCCAAAAAGTAACATTCAAATAATGACAGAAACCAATGGTGCAGTGCACCGTTCGCTGCACATTCACATAGTTGATGCTAGATGATCATTAGCCACAGCAGTGTTTTTCAAGACCTTTTCATGTTATATGCATTGAAAATGACACACCGGTTTTAGATCAAATATTTGGCACAACCGGCTTTACCTGTAGTCTTAGCTGCCAATAGGTGGCTGTGTTGCTCTATCTGTTGCTCTAAAAGCACAGTGATTCAATTGATCTTGAATCATTGAAGTTCAGAAATACCCAGAGGCATTTGTGCAAGAGGTGTAAGAGTTGCACTTCTCACAGCCAAATTTAACAGCTTTAATTAACTCACAATCTTTCCATcgtttattttttaatgtttgaCAAGATTTCAGTTTGTGTTGATCGCTGGGATTGGGATATGTCTGAATGcttacacccctcccccccacacacacacacacacactcacacacacacatacacacacacaaacttgcttgAGGACTCCACTGTTCTCGTAAGTTTCAAGTGTCGGCACTTTCAGACATTTaagaataatgaaaaaaagCATCTCAGCCAACagaaacaactggaacagtttTGCAGGATTTGTAACGTGACAGAGTCAATTCCATGTGTTCtttgttgtttgcttgttttctcACGGGATTCATAGGAATGCTATGGTATGAACTAGAAGTGTGGTTATGCACTCTTCCATGCCAGCAAGATGGCTCAAGTCTCCAAAAACAGCAGGCTTAGAACCATGGGCCGAAGGCGGCACTGGCACACAGAGCCAGTAACACCTGCCTCAGAGCCAGCAAATCAACCTTCAAGAAACAAAAAGCAGACTTTTAAACAAATATCCCACCAGGGGAGATCATCCCCATATACCAGAAACAGAATTAGTCCCACATCAGAAGTCTCGTGGTTCATGATCATTTCCATATAAGAAAGCCTTCTAATCTACAGTAACATATTGATAATATTGAATTGTGAGTAGAGTATAGTGAAATTTAAATATGAATAAAGAAAATTACTTGAAATAGAAACAAAAATGTGCTCCATGTGTGTTCTCCATCCTTATTAAGGCACTCATTTCTAAAATAAGTCatcactatactgtatgtgggaaaATTGTTTTCAAGTCTGACataaaaaacacatctgatACCGATAGCATCAGGACTTGTATTGTTTGGGGGTGTATCTAACAATATATTTGCAAATTGGTTTCACTAATGGTCGATAAACCATAATTCCCAAATTATTGTGCTAGCTGTATGTCTAACCTCTTATTCTCTTTTATAAAACAAGAGACTTACAGCACTCACTTGAAATGAGCACACCGTGCCATGAATTTAAAGTTCAAGAGGTTAAAGAGAAAATAGTATGAGCTAGGTTTCTAGGAAATGTTACAATGCACTAAGAGGTTGTGGGACAGCAAAATCACACTAGGACTGGCACATCATCATATCCCAAGTTTATGAGAATACAAACCTCAGAGAGCATCCAAAATTAGGACACTTTTCATGTGAGGGTTCCCAGCGGTCTCTCAGCAATGGTGTTAAGACTTCTGCACTCGCCTCACTTCTTTCCATGATGTCATAAAAGGGTGAGATGTGAAATTGTTGGATCTCagtgagaagaaaaagagagcaatAAAGGAGAAAAAAATCTGGCTTTGTAGAAACGTGGGtgaacacacgctcacgcagacacacacacacacacacacacacacacacacacacacacagacaaacacactctcatgaagactcacaaacatgcacaaatgctcattctcactcactctttctctccttctctctcatattgtctctcacacacacacacgcacaaacacacgctcaggcagacacaaaaatgcacacactcacccagtcTTTCTCTGATCcagacccacagagagagagaaagagagagagagaaacacacaacaaaattgTTATGGCTCCTGTCTTTCTTGAGCAGGTTTACTCTAGACAGCAACACATTTGATGAGTGGCCAAAAGATGTTGCTGCAGATGTGGGCTTGGCAGCCCCGACCCCACAAATACTTCACCTAAATGGCAATGGCAACTTCAAAGCTGGAGCCCAGAAAAGGGGAAAGCTCGCAAACTCCAGGGCCGAGCAGACGCTCCATAAACAGGGGTGCTAATAGAACCGTAACTCCTGCCCTTACAATGCAgcatgtcatgcacacacacacacacacacacacacacgcgaacacttatacacccacacacaggcttatacacccccccccccccacacacacacacacacactcaactcactCTTCTAGATTAACACACAGCTTGTCTATACAAACCCACTTGAGTGTTAGGCAGTGGTGCTGGACCACTGGCTGGTTTGGAATGCCTTTcatctttaaaaatgaaaaattgaaaTCTGTATACCAGCAGTCCTTTTAATAACAGCATCGATTCATGAGCGAGAGCTTCCACTCCACAAAGAACCCCTGAGAAGGCCAGTTGGCTTTGATTTCTTTCTATCGCGTTTAGTAAGGGACGCATTCAAAGACTCCGAAGAATGCCAACTGTGTAGAGCTATTACAGAATCAGCGAATGAAAAACATCTCCATGTCTTGTTTTCTCTGTTCCTCCAGGGAACATTTATCAAGCAGGGAAATTTAATAACAAGCACAGGATGGGGATAATTTGAGCAGCTATCTAGTGATTGCACTGAAAGAGAGTAAACGATCCTGTCATACCATTCCATATTTACATCAAACTGTGTGGGCTGACTGAGCCTATAGCAactgtacatttattttgttttgttatgctTGGCTAATGTGTTTTATGGTAACAATAATTATGACAACAATGTACGGTGCATTGCAATACACTTAGATCATACCTCCCACATTTCGCATATATGACAACATATAACAAGCCCTGAAGCCTGTCATTAATGATAATAGCAGCAATTACCACAAATTTATTTAATTTCAACTTCAATCAATCTTTGCGATGTTTGTCTCACTAATCCCTGAGAAGAGGGGGACGAAGAAGCATAATTAGGAAAGGAGTAAATCTATGCACTCTTTGTTCCGATTGTCAGATACACTGATGTTTTCCCATACCAGCCTGTGTTGAAAATGAGCCAATCTGTCATTAGTTTTAAAAACACGTTAATTTTAAGTTGTTAAAAGTTATTGATCTGGCTTTCCGCAAATGACTACAGCTCACTGTTTGATTTGCTTTGATTTTCCACCATCTCATGCACTTGGCATGGCAATATAAAGAAGCTTGGTGATATCACAATCTGTGGTTTATGGTAGCTCAACACCTGACAGTTATGATGACATAAAACATGaactgtgagagagaaagaaattatGTGCGGGTTAAACTAAAACCATGTGGTTGACGGACATCAGCACTTGAGTAAATGGTAGGTCTCATGCCTTTTTCATGGTTCCAGTTGCTGCTGGACACACCCTGTAAACTGATTGTGAAAATTCCCAGAGGTCTCTCAGGCCTGGGATATATATCCGTGTGATATTGATTCGGGGAGAATGAGGACACACATAATGCGTTATTTAACTGGTACATGAATTGGCCTTTCATCCAGGGCAAGCATGTGAAATCCTGCTGGAAGCATGTCCGAATAAATACGCTGGAAGACACAGACACTTCTTCTCTCTTCGGTCAGCCTGCGTGcagtcaggcaggcaggagCAGATGTTCATCAGATGTtcagcaaaaataaataaataaatatctaaataaataaaaaaagaaataaataactaTATTGGTGCCCTCTATGAAAACATGTGTGACTGATTCCTGAGTGATGATAATGACAAAGACGTGGGGTTTTCTGTTTGAAGGACAGAAGCTTGAATGgattcttctctccctccccct is a window from the Sardina pilchardus chromosome 18, fSarPil1.1, whole genome shotgun sequence genome containing:
- the haus2 gene encoding HAUS augmin-like complex subunit 2; the encoded protein is MSAGDTSTVSAEGQLLESYIASGFLTQEEIDGVRKHDVFSSNLYNIVELNKIQHESDERAFQLELLKLDKEFADVSHNHYLNPRIDALQKFNCHLQRLLQDHINLKKRLMNPRADQSLPIHADMHKDVVELVSMVTDFIENLDLKIKTVQSIPNTQEDINKLNMGMAQLLTLVKEVESLHQQVLQWREKHQGAITEKQGPATAGQDDHQTI